The genome window CAGCCCCCTGCTTACTTGGAGCTGGTTTACTTGGTCACAGCCTTGGTGCCCTCAGACACGGCGTGTTTGACCAgctccctgggcagcagcaggcaCACGGCAGTCTGGATCTCCTGGGAGGTGATGGTGGAGCGCTTGTTATAATGCACCAGGCGGGATGCCTCCCCAGCAATGTGCTCGAAGATGTCATTGATGAAGGAATTCATGATGCCCATGGCCTTAGAGGAGATGCCGGTGTCGGGGTGAACCTGCTTCAGCACCTTGTAGACGTAGATGGAGTAACTCTCCTTCCTGGTCTTGCAGCACTTCTTGTCTCCCTTCTTCTGGGTCTTGGTCACCGCTTTCTTGGAGCCCTTTTTGGGCGCGGGAGCGGACTTTGCTGGTTCAAGCATCCTGAAGACTGCAAGCAATGCACAAAATGGTGAAAGGCAAAAGTTCAGCCACTCAGGGAGCTGCCCTCTGACAGGGGAAGTCTCTACTGGGCACTTAGGATACCTAGTCATGGagcagaaccccattgtgctaagcactgtaagAACACGGAACAAAGAGTGCAGCCAGATAACGGCCCCTTTGTACCAAGCAGCAGTCACATATTATAGAATCTAACCCTTTgtattcaaagtgctttacaaacattgtgCCAGTTTAAATCTCTGCTAGTTTAAATCAGCAAAACAACACTGATGTCGATGGAGCCATGGTCATtgtactagctgaggatctggcccattatctaCTTCTTTGTATGTGTGTTCGCAGAGATAATCAACAAATAAAAGTAATTGCCCAAAGGCTGAAAAAGTGTTGTGGACAGAATAGAATGGGGGCAGAATGTGCCATATTTCTATAGAGCTAGTCTATCCCATATCTTTTCCAGAGAAGGATTAGAGGCAGAGAACAGTCCTACCATGCTGCTGCTGAAATAGATGCCTTAATATATTTCGTTCTAGAATAGTGCAATTCCTCCTTAAGGTTTTTCACATGTGCTGCCCCAGTTGTGCAACATCAGTAATAAAGATACTGCAGGGCAAATTGTGCCCTGTTACTATTCTACAACTCCTCTACAGGCTAGTGGGGTAGCACAGAGGGagtaatttggcctgcagaatcttGGTAGTTGGTAGTgataaatgaaaagaaagagCCCAGTATATGGTAATTGAGATCGTAAGCGGTTTGCTGGGCTGGCGGTTGGAAACATGTTTTTCCTTATAAACTGAGCCAATCTAATGCTGGTCTGTCCCTCCAAGTACTTGTATGGCCCCTCACCATAGTCCCTGAGCACAGAGGAACACATAAGATTCACcacaatgcaattttttttacaagTCACTTTTCTATTGTGCTTTGTGCAGTCTCTCACTTATTCCCTGCTTTTTCTTCTAGCATTTGACACTCTCTGAACTTTATTTCCTAATCTTCTCAGACCTCTTAGCTATATAGCTCTTAAACATGTGTGTTGTCCTCCCCTCAACCCTCCCACTCCTAGTGTATTTATTGCTTGCTAACACCCCTCACTTTTGGGGCATGCATGAATATCTCTGAAAACTTTCCACTTccccaatgtattttcccctatgTTGTCTTACCATATTGATGTTCAGCCAGTGCTTACTCTATATCCCCATACTTAAAATAGATAAGATTTAGAGTGTTGGTTTACGCCCTGATCTTGTAATTAGTTGCTCCCACGTGGAGCCTGATTGACTTCTGGGTTTATAAACTaattttaggccccaatcctgcaaagacttatataTGTGGTTAATTTATACACTGTGAGTAGTTTCATGGATTTAAATGGGGCTGCTTGCATTGTGTGTAAACCTTTGCAGGACTTGGACCCTGGGACACCGTAAAGGGAAGCAATATAATAGGAGGTAGCATATGGCGAAGGAAGGCAAAGGTTCTAGCAGTAGGATCATATCACTACTCAGTTAAGATATGTGGACATAcaaaaaagccctggctgggatgatttagttggggattggtcctgctttgagcagggggttggactagatgacctcctaaggtcccttccaaccctgatattctatgattctatcattctataATATCTGAAAATGCTAGTTATTCTAATACAGAGTGTGTCCCCCAAGTAACCCTATGTTAATCACCTGCTAATAACTTCTCAGTTCGCTACTTAGCACCTGTTAGAGCTAATCATCGGCTTTGTATTTGTATAACAGataaataattaagaaataaatTATGTCCACAGTGGTTTTAATACAATGTTGGTGCTTTAATACACTcaaagttgttgtttttctctttaaTATACAAAGTATTAAGAAAACATAAGCATTCCTCCCCTTGTTCCCCATATTACTATATCAGTGAAACGGCAGCTCAAAATAGCACTTCTGTTTATCTGAATGCCTGGTTATCTGAAAGTTTCAGACGTCCCTGGCCATTCAGATAAATGGGAGCGTGTGAGTGTGTCTACATGCACACAACTGACTGACTACTTATGAGGCAGTTATGCAATTCTCTACGTTAGACAGAAATCTTTGTGGCATCTGTATGTGATCATCATCTCCCATAATCTGCAGGTTTGTATCTTCATCGCATCATCCCCCACTGAGACTGTTTTATAGGTCTTGGTGTTGCCCTCAATATACTACACTCCTCAAAAGCTAAAACATTCTATTTATGTAGCGTTGgtaagtgctttttttttttttttttttggctttcagTAAAATGTGTAGAGACATTGGTGTGCTTGGACATTTTTCTATTCCATTCTCCCCGCAGAAGGACTTACTTGTTTCCATCCTGTGATCTGTTGCACAGATTTTCTGAGCCCCTCCAAATGCTGGTCATGTGCTTgctttcatggaattttgtggCCAGCCTCTCATTGAGTTGTCAGTAGCAGATCTTACCATTTCTGATCATATCATAGTACCATTTGCTGTACGTTAATTTACCTTTGCCATTAACTACAGGTCAATTTTGTCCATTAAAGACAATAATCCTAGTCAAGCTCCAGGATGCTATTCGTGGGGACTACTATCCTTAGATCTCTTGAGGAACTGGTAAATCCATCTTATAATCTTGTCTAATAAATATGCTTGATTTGTTGGCTCTTGTTAGTGCTCACACAGTTAATTCTAAATGCAGAGATCCTTGATTAGTGTGCTGGTCTCAGAAGGCTTTCAAGAGAACACCGGAACATACTGAAGATAGGGAGCTCCTAAATTACAGATATGTTTTCCAGCATGGAAGGAGGAGCACACACAAGCTTATAAGGAAGTGTAGACAAGATAGTATGTTTATACTAAATGTGTACCTCAGATCGTCAAAGGTGGGCCCAAGGCAATTGTCTACCAACATCCAATAGTGTAGAAGCTTGACATTTGCTTTGGAGTAGGTCTCCTAATCTAAACATTCTATCAAGAAATACAGCGAAACTAGTTTGGCTGGTATTTCCAAACTAGAGTGTACACAAATGGAGCTTgctatgtcttttttttaaatttcaaagtgCAAATTCTTTGAAGGTTGCTGAATTAAATTAGAACCTACTGAAACCTAACAAATGGCAGCTGATTCATGTGCTCAGAAGCTGCTGAACTTTCTACAAGATGCTTTCTCCCTCCAACTCTAATCTGTTCCAACTGAGTCTGCAACTGCATTAAATTCCACTAGATGGCACTTTTCTGAATATATGATAGAACAagtttttctgttcttttccttATTGCAAACCATTTCTGACACAGAGCCTTGTGCTATTGCCAATGAATGCACTGTCCACTCTCCAGTTTCAGTTGGATTGTTTCCATAGAAGTAGTGAAAGATGGTTTCAACATCACTCTGAATTTTTTTATGAAGGTAAGCCTTAACATCTGAGGATTGGTCCTTTCGCTTTCCTGTTGGCTGAAGAACCTGTAATGTTCCCACAGGATTTAAACAAGACATGACAGGAGTGTACTGAATAAAATGCTAATTGTGTAGTTCACTGGACATGGACTGAGAGCTCAGTAAGTATCCCAAGCTCCTAACTCCCAGACTGGCTAACACAGCCCGTGATGCTTACTGTCATCACATGGGATTCCCAGATGTCCTCCCCTGGACTGCACAGTCTTGGCATGGACAGCAAACTATCCAGCATTTGCATACTACAGCGATGAGGGGCACATAAGTACTGAAATAGATGTTGCATTCAGAAAGAGCTCATGGTTTTGTGGTTAGGGCCCTGGATTGGAACTCAGAGTTGGATTCAGTTcctggtagggttgccagttgTATTCCtagagatttcatcacatgacataatctttaattaaagattaatctttaatttctggaggctccaggccaatcctggagggttggcaaccatagttcctggctctgccacagacttcctatgtgatcttGGTCAAATCATGAATCTCTCTTATgtttcagttccctgtctgtactaAATGGGTGATACTACTTTCTTCTGCCCCCCTACGCCCAACTTGTTTGTTTAAATTCTTGTGGGAAGAGTTTGCTCCTTACTAAATTCAAAAACTGCCTGACTGTGACAGTGATTTACTCACCCCTGTATGGGGCATGTcgactgcctcagtttcccctcctaccAGCTGGTGGGTCAATTCCCAATCCCAATTTGACTGTGGTTCTTTGAGTGGTTTATCCCTCTCagtgtttaaaacaaaagtctGTAGAAATAAAACAGTCTCTTACATGACCTCATGATCAATTTTTATTGGTGGGAGAACATGAGAAGGTCGAAGCACTGGGATAGTGATGGAAGCATGAGCTCAGTTAACAAAATAACTAGCCATTTATTACTGGGAGAGGGTACAGAGACATGAGCTTCCCTTCTGATGCTGGTGCAGCTGTACCAAAATATAGTTTGCCTGTCTGGATGTGCCAAGAATTACCCACTCACCCAGCCAGCACAGCTGCTCTGTTCCCAGTCTTCCAGCATCCTTCTGGGCTCAGTCCTTTACCAGCCTTCCTCGGCTATCTGATTCAGTTCCTCAGACTTTCCTGGGGCCCAAGTGTCTTTCCAGCCTTCCTGGGTGCTAATTAGTTCCCTTTGCTGCTCCACCTTTCTAGGTTGGCATAGTGTGGGGGTGAGTAGGGAGACCCGTGGCATTCCTCAGCTACAGGTACTTAGCCTTAGGTCCCTATACCATGTACTGTTCCAGTGTTCTCCAGGACCACTTCCTATGGTGCCACCTTCTCTAATTCCTTTCCTGGTTTCTTCCATATGTACAGACTTTCCCAGGCTCCTTCACCAGGATCTCTCAACCAGAAAGCTACTGCCAGTCCTTCCTCAGATCCTGGTTCCAGGAGAGCTTCCCAACATAGTATTGGGCCTTCCAGCTCTCTCATACTAATCACAGGCTGCCCCTTAAAAGTCCCAGAAGGCATCTGGGAGATAACTGGACACAAGTGAGGCTGAAACAAAACTCCCTTGAAGAACAAGGTCACTGCATGACATTGGCACAGTGGGTCCTGATCTCTGTTTGGGCCTCTAGACACTACTGCATTACCAATAATGAACTGTGGCAACATTACTTTAACACTATCATGAGAGAGTGCTACTTTGAACCAGATGGCCTGTGGTAATCACTGTGACCTGAATTTCTACCACTGGATGTGGGTGTGTGTACACATGTGCGTGCGAAGAGAGTGAGGCACACTGAGTTTAGTTGCTAACAGAATGCTGATGACACTTAACTATACAGCCCATTCTCAACTGATGAAACCATCACCATTTCTAACATGTCAGAATGCTGACAAGAAATGAGCGcttggatgaagagcagctggctcaaGCTAAACCCAGGCAAGACTGAAGTGATGTTAGGTGGAAAGGGAAACGCTTCAAAGAATAGGCTAAGATGTTGCCTGTGTCCACTTTCCATTGGGGGAACAAGCCCCCCATTCATCAGACTGATGTAAAGCCTTGGGGTCCTGTTTGACTCTTAGCTAAGGCTGGATGACCAGGTAGCATCAGTTTCCAAAGATGCCACCTTGCACCTCCACCTTGCTAGGAAACTTCATCCAAGAACCTGGCCACAGGGATCCATGCATTTGTTCCCTCCAGGCTGGTTTACTGTAATTCGTATCCAAAGCTGAGTGCGAAGACTGCACAGGCTCCAGCTGGTACAGAATGTGCTCCCAACTTCTCCATGGCTTAGGCCTCCACGAGCACTTTAGGCCTGTGTTCaagtccctccactggctcccggGCAGCTTTGGATGCCAGTTTAAGGCCTTGGTCCTAATTATCAGAGCAATTAATAGATCAAGCCCCAGCTACATCAAAAACCAAATTTTTATCACTGTCTGTGCTCCTCTGGGACAAGGCAGGTTACAAAGCCCAGGATGAAGGTAATGAGAACTGGGGACAAAGAATCTCTATTAAAGGGATCCAGCTGTGAAATATCCTCCAGTGGAGATCAGGCAATTCCTGAGTATGACCATCTTAAGAAACTCTGCAAAACCTATTCCTCTTTGAGAAAAGCTTTCCACTGTAAGTGATGGTTGCAATATGAACACCCCTTCTATTCCCAAACTCTACCACAACCCCCAcaacaaacaaaaccctaccCCCACCAGAGTTTTGACCCCAAAAATGGAGAAGTACCAGAAACTCTATGAAGTCTGCTATGGACTTCGCTATTGCTATTCATTTTTAAGTGGCAGTTGCTCAGCTAGAAACAGTGTAAAACCTGAGAACacactctccttccccccccccccccacgtatTTAGTTTTTTGGctctgcaggaagtggtggtatCTCTGTTACATCCTATGTAACAAGAAATTTCAGCTTGGTTTCCTGTTATTCAACGAAGCCCGTTGTCGTCTGAGTTTTCACTGATTAGTGTCTAGTATATTCATTATATTACTGTATCATGGGATCTCACAAACTATGCAGGATTAGCAGGCTTTCACTAGAAGACCTCAGAGGAACATGTACATGCCACTGAAAGTGGCAGTGCTAATTTAGGAGATGATGCTCTTCCCCATGCAATGTATATTGACCAATATAAAACAGCATAATATTGGAGGGATGGgtgggactggggtggggagcatcAGTGCTGGTAAAGGTCCTTTCTTGAAAGTTAAATGTAAAGCTGAGACCCTGATGACTTTGGGTCTTtaattccccctgcagtttctaTTATCTTTCACATctatcctaaactgttgtgtaggaATATAGGTATTGCCACAGAGGATCAGACCAGCAGTCCATgtactccagtatcctgtctccaatacTGACTAATACCAGCTGTTTCAGAGGCAGGTAGGAGAAAGCCTGCAACAGGTACTTATAGAATAACCAGTGCACAGGGAAAATTTCCTCTTTACTCCCAATAGTTTGAAGTTGGTGTATGCCCTGACCCTGGGGATTGATATCCCTTCCCAAACTCTTTGTTAATAGTTACTAATATAACACTGTATATCCTTGTTCACCATAGTAATATCCACTCCTTTTATGAAGCCTTCTAAGCTCTTGGCCTTAATACTGTCCTGTGGCTCTGAGTTCCATGGACTAATCATGCAGTGTATGAAATTATCTGTTTTGGAATTCgccactttccaatttttttcatgTGTTATGAAAAGTGATGAATGGAATCTGTCACCTTCCTctgtactgttcaatattttgtatacctttatcatgtctcctcttacTTGTCTCCTCTAAAGTAAACAGTCCAAGTCATTTCAATCTCTTCAGATGAGTTTTTCCATGACCCTAATCATTCTCATCATCCATGTCTGAACCCCCTCCTTCTGCTACTTCTGTTTTGTGCTATGAAACAATTGCCCTGTTTCACCTTAGAAGCAACTGAACTTCAGTGGTGTATGAAGTTAATCCTTTTGCATAGTCTGTACCTCTATCATTATGTCTATAACGTGCTTTGGGATTGTCTAGATTTTCTACATTATCATTTAGTACAGAAGTTTCAGTCTGGCTGTTTGAAAAGGGTGATACAAGTGACATTTTAACACTGTTGAATAGAACACTTTAGTTACTTTGGGGTCTTTTGGGCGGGGGGGTATACTATATATATGCTTGGATCTGGCTTcagctttataaaaaatgtgaCTTTTGGCCATGAATATATTCCACAACAGGCATTATTTGTAAGGTGACTGAAATTATGTGTAAGGTGTGTGAACACTTTCTCTGACTAAATCTTGATAATGCTATTTTGCATTCACTCTGCTGAAATAGAAGAGACTAGTTTAACTTAGCTGAGTGGCTGCAGAAATATCAAGCAATAGATTAGATGGAAACAGAATTACCTGTCAACCTTGCAGAAGCAGCGAGATATAAGCCATATCTATGTatagactgagcttgataagtttttaCAAGgggacaggggtgaaagtaatattaaacacTTACTGGTATGGGGGCCCTCAGAAAGGGTGGGGTCccgggtggaaggggcggggctggggtcagccttccccagccagcccatccatgCTGCCTGGTCTGCACCGCCTTGGGCTCCtgcggtgatttaaaagggcccggggctgcagctgctgctgcggtAGCAGTGGCTGTGGCCGAgaaccccaggcccttttaaatcgctgacCCTGtggcagctgcccctccccctccccgccatctgcagcccgggggtgggggtgggggtgggggggcaaaaggggcaatgacGTTAAAGCggtgccatggcagcgctttaa of Natator depressus isolate rNatDep1 chromosome 4, rNatDep2.hap1, whole genome shotgun sequence contains these proteins:
- the LOC141985770 gene encoding histone H2B 8-like; translated protein: MLEPAKSAPAPKKGSKKAVTKTQKKGDKKCCKTRKESYSIYVYKVLKQVHPDTGISSKAMGIMNSFINDIFEHIAGEASRLVHYNKRSTITSQEIQTAVCLLLPRELVKHAVSEGTKAVTK